In Leguminivora glycinivorella isolate SPB_JAAS2020 chromosome 11, LegGlyc_1.1, whole genome shotgun sequence, a single window of DNA contains:
- the LOC125231176 gene encoding ataxin-2 homolog isoform X1, with the protein MALDKQQILNDLGNVMNQLQSADCGCMGKLFNQGQGQGQRQCMPSQGYGGCCRRGYGHPCCGEPYTMGEGMPAHGRPCMSYCNAPKLYADGYNFLNQSVMQPVIKEVYEDLKSLNSGNTVSNNPLGAKMGLTPGVPTLPADGNMMQNPQMANMNANSGGQGRARGHPMMQHMQNYQMSGGQMAGGHQMAGGHQMAGGHEMTGQMTGGQMAGGQQMVGDQQMSGGQQMPGNSQGLANFNKMFPGITQGEGGGLSFNPMEIAMQMNPALAKQQPGMNAQSAMPGTGGEMNQAANAMQPGMNATGMNFAQGQAAQSYQAQSNLPNQAMPNQQHQNMAAAGGQQAQQVYATQNQLPPNFPPQGMNQNAHMGGMNANQGGQRGNYGQHTQGITKFKEMFPGVMDGDVNFDPMEIAIQMNPANKQAAAMSSMQKLMSAKPLEPNSAVMKPVMAGMNAVNANLAQNQAAPGSQAQPDQAAGQVPPEQQQPVAQQQYTTNQVPANQQQYSTNQVPPNQQYAANPASTSQPNQLQPPQQVYTAYTDNQGNQQVPQQETQQNYQEPPAPMSQGYPNQVPGGRVYEREPIFPAETSGYNTYNTLGQPIELLPARKYHMPEPNLPQTLSPQKVSSRLRVNNNVKSTISKTSLYAKQAGQRTPSRAQLQQVYNQYKGSQSYTNQNIPTRDPRGQTTSDGRLAGAGAPATGRSQIPVERVGGDTVANNQVVNEPVKGHVVGQVGDVSNKPAPVPGNVDLTPTKSGNVRNGLQDMVYTAYPHSTAWSFHGRSDQVPVQRYRLRA; encoded by the exons ATGGCCTTAGATAAGCAGCAGATATTGAATGATTTAGGAAATGTTATGAATCAACTTCAAAGTGCAGATTG TGGTTGCATGGGAAAATTATTCAACCAAGGTCAAGGTCAAGGGCAAAGACAATGCATGCCATCTCAGGGGTACGGAGGTTGCTGCCGCCGGGGCTACGGGCATCCGTGCTGTGGGGAGCCCTACACCATGGGTGAAGGTATGCCGGCTCATGGCAGGCCTTGTATGAGCTACTGCAATGCCCCGAAACTTTACGCCGATGGCTATAATTTCTTGAACCAAAGTGTAATGCAGCCTGTCATCAAGGAGGTGTATGAAGACCTGAAAAGTCTGAATTCGGGCAATACTGTCTCAAATAATCCCCTTGGAGCCAAGATGGGTCTCACACCGGGTGTCCCGACACTTCCTGCTGATG GTAATATGATGCAAAACCCACAGATGGCAAATATGAATGCAAATTCTGGAGGTCAAGGTAGGGCTCGAGGTCACCCAATGATGCAGCATATGCAAAATTATCAAATGTCTGGTGGTCAAATGGCAGGGGGACATCAAATGGCAGGTGGTCATCAAATGGCAGGGGGTCATGAAATGACAGGTCAAATGACAGGAGGTCAAATGGCGGGGGGTCAACAAATGGTCGGGGATCAGCAAATGTCCGGGGGCCAGCAAATGCCCGGAAACTCACAGGGCTTggcaaatttcaataaaatgttCCCTGGAATAACGCAAGGTGAAGGAGGCGGTCTGAGTTTTAATCCGATGGAGATTGCAATGCAAATGAATCCGGCATTAGCCAAACAACAACCCGGCATGAACGCGCAAAGTGCAATGCCAGGTACAGGTGGCGAAATGAACCAGGCAGCCAATGCTATGCAGCCTGGGATGAATGCTACCGGAATGAACTTTGCCCAGGGCCAAGCAGCGCAAAGCTACCAAGCACAATCAAACCTTCCCAATCAGGCAATGCCAAACCAACAACATCAAAATATGGCTGCAGCTGGTGGTCAACAAGCACAGCAAGTTTACGCCACACAAAATCAGCTGCCTCCCAATTTCCCACCTCAGGGTATGAATCAAAATGCACACATGGGAGGAATGAATGCCAATCAAGGAGGCCAAAGAGGTAACTACGGTCAGCATACACAAGGCATCACCAAATTTAAGGAAATGTTCCCGGGCGTTATGGATGGCGATGTCAACTTTGACCCCATGGAAATTGCTATCCAAATGAATCCAGCTAATAAACAAGCGGCTGCTATGAGTTCTATGCAAAAACTCATGTCTGCCAAGCCTCTTGAGCCTAACTCTGCTGTTATGAAACCAGTCATGGCCGGTATGAATGCGGTGAATGCCAACTTAGCTCAAAACCAAGCTGCGCCAGGCTCTCAAGCTCAACCAGACCAAGCAGCTGGTCAAGTACCACCAGAACAACAACAGCCAGTAGCCCAGCAACAATATACTACAAATCAAGTACCAGCAAACCAGCAACAGTACTCGACCAATCAAGTACCGCCAAACCAACAGTATGCTGCTAATCCAGCCTCTACCAGCCAACCGAACCAATTGCAACCTCCACAACAAGTATACACCGCTTATACAGATAACCAAGGTAACCAACAAGTGCCTCAGCAAGAAACTCAACAGAATTATCAAGAACCGCCAGCACCGATGTCTCAAGGATATCCCAACCAGGTGCCCGGGGGCAGAGTATATGAAAGAGAACCTATATTCCCTGCTGAAACTTCAggatataatacatataatacattGGGGCAGCCAATAGAACTGTTACCGGCGCGGAAATACCACATGCCGGAACCAAATTTACCACAAACCTTGTCGCCTCAAAAAGTTTCATCGCGATTAAGAGTGAATAACAACGTCAAATCGACTATTAGTAAGACCTCTCTCTATGCAAAGCAAGCTGGGCAAAGAACTCCAAGCAGGGCTCAGTTGCAGCAAGTCTACAACCAGTATAAGGGATCGCAATCATACACTAATCAGAACATTCCGACTAGGGATCCTAGAGGTCAGACGACATCTGACGGCCGGCTGGCAGGCGCGGGTGCTCCAGCGACGGGGAGGAGCCAGATACCCGTGGAGAGAGTAGGAGGAGATACGGTTGCGAACAATCAAGTCGTTAATGAGCCTGTGAAAGGTCATGTCGTTGGTCAAGTTGGAGACGTCTCTAATAAACCAGCTCCAGTTCCTGGCAATGTTGATTtg ACACCAACTAAAAGCGGCAACGTAAGGAACGGGCTCCAAGACATGGTGTACACTGCGTATCCCCATTCTACTGCCTGGTCGTTCCATGGGCGTAGTGACCAGGTTCCTGTGCAGAGATACCGTTTAAGAGCTTAA
- the LOC125231176 gene encoding ataxin-2 homolog isoform X2, whose amino-acid sequence MALDKQQILNDLGNVMNQLQSADCGCMGKLFNQGQGQGQRQCMPSQGYGGCCRRGYGHPCCGEPYTMGEGNMMQNPQMANMNANSGGQGRARGHPMMQHMQNYQMSGGQMAGGHQMAGGHQMAGGHEMTGQMTGGQMAGGQQMVGDQQMSGGQQMPGNSQGLANFNKMFPGITQGEGGGLSFNPMEIAMQMNPALAKQQPGMNAQSAMPGTGGEMNQAANAMQPGMNATGMNFAQGQAAQSYQAQSNLPNQAMPNQQHQNMAAAGGQQAQQVYATQNQLPPNFPPQGMNQNAHMGGMNANQGGQRGNYGQHTQGITKFKEMFPGVMDGDVNFDPMEIAIQMNPANKQAAAMSSMQKLMSAKPLEPNSAVMKPVMAGMNAVNANLAQNQAAPGSQAQPDQAAGQVPPEQQQPVAQQQYTTNQVPANQQQYSTNQVPPNQQYAANPASTSQPNQLQPPQQVYTAYTDNQGNQQVPQQETQQNYQEPPAPMSQGYPNQVPGGRVYEREPIFPAETSGYNTYNTLGQPIELLPARKYHMPEPNLPQTLSPQKVSSRLRVNNNVKSTISKTSLYAKQAGQRTPSRAQLQQVYNQYKGSQSYTNQNIPTRDPRGQTTSDGRLAGAGAPATGRSQIPVERVGGDTVANNQVVNEPVKGHVVGQVGDVSNKPAPVPGNVDLTPTKSGNVRNGLQDMVYTAYPHSTAWSFHGRSDQVPVQRYRLRA is encoded by the exons ATGGCCTTAGATAAGCAGCAGATATTGAATGATTTAGGAAATGTTATGAATCAACTTCAAAGTGCAGATTG TGGTTGCATGGGAAAATTATTCAACCAAGGTCAAGGTCAAGGGCAAAGACAATGCATGCCATCTCAGGGGTACGGAGGTTGCTGCCGCCGGGGCTACGGGCATCCGTGCTGTGGGGAGCCCTACACCATGGGTGAAG GTAATATGATGCAAAACCCACAGATGGCAAATATGAATGCAAATTCTGGAGGTCAAGGTAGGGCTCGAGGTCACCCAATGATGCAGCATATGCAAAATTATCAAATGTCTGGTGGTCAAATGGCAGGGGGACATCAAATGGCAGGTGGTCATCAAATGGCAGGGGGTCATGAAATGACAGGTCAAATGACAGGAGGTCAAATGGCGGGGGGTCAACAAATGGTCGGGGATCAGCAAATGTCCGGGGGCCAGCAAATGCCCGGAAACTCACAGGGCTTggcaaatttcaataaaatgttCCCTGGAATAACGCAAGGTGAAGGAGGCGGTCTGAGTTTTAATCCGATGGAGATTGCAATGCAAATGAATCCGGCATTAGCCAAACAACAACCCGGCATGAACGCGCAAAGTGCAATGCCAGGTACAGGTGGCGAAATGAACCAGGCAGCCAATGCTATGCAGCCTGGGATGAATGCTACCGGAATGAACTTTGCCCAGGGCCAAGCAGCGCAAAGCTACCAAGCACAATCAAACCTTCCCAATCAGGCAATGCCAAACCAACAACATCAAAATATGGCTGCAGCTGGTGGTCAACAAGCACAGCAAGTTTACGCCACACAAAATCAGCTGCCTCCCAATTTCCCACCTCAGGGTATGAATCAAAATGCACACATGGGAGGAATGAATGCCAATCAAGGAGGCCAAAGAGGTAACTACGGTCAGCATACACAAGGCATCACCAAATTTAAGGAAATGTTCCCGGGCGTTATGGATGGCGATGTCAACTTTGACCCCATGGAAATTGCTATCCAAATGAATCCAGCTAATAAACAAGCGGCTGCTATGAGTTCTATGCAAAAACTCATGTCTGCCAAGCCTCTTGAGCCTAACTCTGCTGTTATGAAACCAGTCATGGCCGGTATGAATGCGGTGAATGCCAACTTAGCTCAAAACCAAGCTGCGCCAGGCTCTCAAGCTCAACCAGACCAAGCAGCTGGTCAAGTACCACCAGAACAACAACAGCCAGTAGCCCAGCAACAATATACTACAAATCAAGTACCAGCAAACCAGCAACAGTACTCGACCAATCAAGTACCGCCAAACCAACAGTATGCTGCTAATCCAGCCTCTACCAGCCAACCGAACCAATTGCAACCTCCACAACAAGTATACACCGCTTATACAGATAACCAAGGTAACCAACAAGTGCCTCAGCAAGAAACTCAACAGAATTATCAAGAACCGCCAGCACCGATGTCTCAAGGATATCCCAACCAGGTGCCCGGGGGCAGAGTATATGAAAGAGAACCTATATTCCCTGCTGAAACTTCAggatataatacatataatacattGGGGCAGCCAATAGAACTGTTACCGGCGCGGAAATACCACATGCCGGAACCAAATTTACCACAAACCTTGTCGCCTCAAAAAGTTTCATCGCGATTAAGAGTGAATAACAACGTCAAATCGACTATTAGTAAGACCTCTCTCTATGCAAAGCAAGCTGGGCAAAGAACTCCAAGCAGGGCTCAGTTGCAGCAAGTCTACAACCAGTATAAGGGATCGCAATCATACACTAATCAGAACATTCCGACTAGGGATCCTAGAGGTCAGACGACATCTGACGGCCGGCTGGCAGGCGCGGGTGCTCCAGCGACGGGGAGGAGCCAGATACCCGTGGAGAGAGTAGGAGGAGATACGGTTGCGAACAATCAAGTCGTTAATGAGCCTGTGAAAGGTCATGTCGTTGGTCAAGTTGGAGACGTCTCTAATAAACCAGCTCCAGTTCCTGGCAATGTTGATTtg ACACCAACTAAAAGCGGCAACGTAAGGAACGGGCTCCAAGACATGGTGTACACTGCGTATCCCCATTCTACTGCCTGGTCGTTCCATGGGCGTAGTGACCAGGTTCCTGTGCAGAGATACCGTTTAAGAGCTTAA